The following is a genomic window from Sporocytophaga myxococcoides DSM 11118.
CATTTAGAGATCCTATCTTTCCTACCATTGGTATCCTTACAATTTCGTCTGCTTTTTTAATGATCTCATCTGAAATACCATCTTCCTCTGAGCCCACTATGATTGCAACTGGGTCATTATAAACTGCTTCGGCAATAGTTTTTTGAGCCTTTTCTGTGCAAGCGACTACAGACAAACCACTTTCTTTAAGATATTTTATTGTTTTTATCAGGCTTTCTTCTCTGCAGACAGGAATGTGATTCAATGCTCCTGCAGAGGTTTTAACAGCATCACTGTTAATCTGAGCAGCACCCTTTGCAGGGATAACAATAGCGTGAACACCCATACACTCTGCAGTTCTTGCGATAGCTCCAAAGTTTCTGACATCAGTGATTCTATCCAGCACCAAAATCATTGGGACCGCACCGGACTGAAAACAGTCAGAAATTACATTATCCAAAGAAGCATAAACAATAGAAGACATGAAGCAAATAGCGCCCTGATGAATCTTCTTTGTTATCCGATTCAATTTTTCCACCGGCACTCTTTGAACCGGCACTTTATGAATAGAAGCAGCCTGCAACAATTCATTCATTAAAGGTGAAGATTGTTCTTTCTGAATAAGAATTTTATCAATCTCTTTACCTGCTTCAATCGCTTCTATAATCGGTCTTATACCGAAAAGTAATTCTGATTTATTTTGCGGGGAATTTCTCTCCATTGGGTATTCGTTTAAATCACAATGCCAGGACAAGCCTGGCATCGGGATGATATCATTTATTTTAAATTATTTTTTTATTGGTTAAATAGGTATGAATATGACATCAATACCTCTTCAAACTTCGCTGCCTCTTTGGCTTTTCCACCTTCTTTCAAAGCTCTGATGATAGAATCAAGAATATAGAAATTCAACTCATAGTCTCTGCCATATGGCATCTTTACTCTCTTATAATATTCCAGATTTTCAATAGCCCTGTTACCCATTTTATTCGCTATATCCATTGCCATTTTTTCATTTCCTGTTTTAAAGAAAATCTGAATGAAAGG
Proteins encoded in this region:
- the rlmB gene encoding 23S rRNA (guanosine(2251)-2'-O)-methyltransferase RlmB; translation: MERNSPQNKSELLFGIRPIIEAIEAGKEIDKILIQKEQSSPLMNELLQAASIHKVPVQRVPVEKLNRITKKIHQGAICFMSSIVYASLDNVISDCFQSGAVPMILVLDRITDVRNFGAIARTAECMGVHAIVIPAKGAAQINSDAVKTSAGALNHIPVCREESLIKTIKYLKESGLSVVACTEKAQKTIAEAVYNDPVAIIVGSEEDGISDEIIKKADEIVRIPMVGKIGSLNVSVAAGMILYEAIRQRG